The Streptomyces sp. NBC_00576 genome contains the following window.
TCTGCCGACGCCTGGTCGGCCGTACCGCCGTCATCACCGGTGCCGGCAGCGGCATCGGTCTCGCCACCGCGCGCAGGCTCGCCTCCGAGGGCGCACATGTCGTCTGCGGCGACGTCGACGAGACGCGCGGCAAGGCCGCCGCCGACGAGGTGGGCGGGATCTTCGTCAAGGTCGACGTCACCGACCCCGAGCAGGTCGAGGCGCTCTTCAAGACGGCGTACGACACCTACGGCAGCGTCGACATCGCGTTCAACAACGCCGGTATCTCGCCGCCCGACGACGACTCCATCCTGGACACCGGCCTGGAGGCCTGGAAGCGCGTCCAGGAGGTCAACCTCACCTCCGTCTTCCTGTGCTGCAAAGCCGCGATCCCTTACATGCGGCGCCAGGGCAAGGGCTCGATCATCAACACGGCCTCGTTCGTGGCGAGGATGGGCGCGGCCACCTCCCAGATCTCGTACACCGCGTCCAAGGGCGGCGTCCTCGCCATGACCCGTGAACTGGGCGTCCAGTTCGCCCGGGAGGGCATCCGCGTCAACGCCCTCTGCCCGGGGCCGGTCAACACGCCGCTCCTCCAGGAACTGTTCGCCAAGGACCCCGAGCGCGCCGCCCGCCGGCTCGTCCACATCCCCGTCGGACGGTTCGCCGAGGCCGACGAGATCGCCGCCGCCGTCGCCTTCCTGGCCAGCGACGACTCGTCCTTCGTCAACGCCACCGACTTCCTGGTCGACGGCGGCATCGCGGGCGCGTACGTCACCCCCGTGTAGTCGACAGCCGTACGTTTTCCGGAATTCGGGACCACGCACGGAGGCCGCCCCCGCCGCACCCCGGCGGGGGTGGGAGTTCTCGTCGCGGCGGTCGTCGCGGGCGTGTTGGCGAGCGCCGCGACGAGCGCCGTGACGGTGGGCTGCGGGCCGGTCGTGACGGGCCCGGTCAGCGGCGCGGGCAGTCATGAACGACACCTGTCGGACGCGATCACGGCAGGGCAGGGGGACGATCCGGGCAGAAGCCCCGGGAGCCGCGGACTGGTTCTCGTTCGGTGGGTGTCAACCCGTAGAGTGACGCTTCACGCAGGGAGGAGCCACCGCGCGCGGAGGTACGCGCCCGGATGGGTGCACGCCCGCGCGGGTATGTGTGCCCGGGACGGCCGCGTCCCGCGCCGCACGGACTCCGTCGGCCCTGCGCCGGTACGAAGGAAACGGGGGGTGCATGAGCACGGAAGCGCGCCGCGCCTCCATTCCCCCGCGCCCGGCCACACCTCCGTCACCGACCGAGCCGCCGGTCACGGACGGTACGGGCGAGACGACTGAGGATGCGCCGGGCCTGGCGGGTACGTCCGGTACGACAGGAATCGCCCCCAAGGGTGTGGCGACCGGCGACGCGGCGAGCACGTCCGGGCATACGCCCGGTGTGCCCCGGGTGCCGCCGCCTCCGTCGGACACCCGCGCGGGACGTGAAGACGGCACGAGGACGCCCGGTACGGCTTCGGAACCGGTGCCTTCCGGTTCGACGCCCCCCGGTGCACCGGCCGCCCCCGCGCCGACACCGAACCCGGCGAAGTTCGCTGCCCCGCCCCGCTTCCCGTACCTGCGTGCTCCCTCCCGCGAGGGCACCGACCCCATAGCCCCACCCCCGCCGCCCTCCTCGGCCCGGCTCCCCGACGCGCCGCCGGCAGGCCGTGCCCCGGCACCACCGCGCCCCCGGCCCGACCTGCCGCCGCGCCCGAGCCACCAGCCGCCCGTGGCGCCCTGGCGCCCGACCGTCCCCGCCGAGACCGAGTCGGAGACGACAAGGCGCCTGCGCAGGTTCCCACCGCCCGCCCCGCTCCGGCCGGGCGAGACGCCTCCCGGCCCGAACGGCAGACCGGGCATGGGCCGGCAAACGCGCTCCACCGCCGTGCCCCCCACCGCCCCCAAGGCCGGCCCGCGCACCCCGGACCAGCCCCTCGCCCCCACAGGCCGCCCGTACCTCCCGGACCCGCCCCAGGCACCGAGCAGCCGTCCGGGCACCCCCGCGATGCCCTCGGCGCCTGCCGATTCGCCGCGCTCCGAGAGCGCACCCTCCGCCCGCCACCCGTACCTCCCGGATTCGCCTCAGGCACCGAACGGCCGTCCGGGCACCGCCGCTATGCCTGCGGCGCCCGCTGATCCGCCGCGCTCCGCGAGTGCGTCCTCCGCGCCCGCAGGCCGTCCGTACCGCCCTGAACCGGCGCAGGCATCGGGCAGTCGTCCGGGTGCCCCGGCGATGCCCTCGGTGCCTGCCGATTCGCCGCGTCCCGCGAGCGCACCCTCCGCCCCCGCAGGCCGTCCGTACCTCCCAGACCCGCCCCAGGCGTCCAGCAGCCGGCCGGCCACTGCCGAGATGCCTCCGGCGCCCGCCCCGCCGCGTCCCGCAGGCGCGCCCTCCGTCCCCGCTCACGGCAGGCCCGATCCCGCGCTCTCCTGGAGCGCCCCCTACGGCGACGCCGGGGCCGTCGGTTCCGGGCGGCCTGTCGTCTCGCTGGCGCAGCCCGATGTGTACGGCCCTCGGACGTGGTCCCGTTCCTTCAGCGGGCGGGCGCTGCTGGCCGCCGCCTGTGCCGTGCTCGGGCTCGGGCTCATCGGCGGTGCGCTTACCGGGAGTTGGCTGACCGGGGACGAATCGGGGGACGCCGGTACGCGCACCGCGTTCACCGCGGCCGGGACCCTCTGGCACAGCGTCCCCGTGGACCAGCTCTTCCCGCCCACCGTCGAGGGCGACGGAGCCGGCCCCGGCGGCGCCGACCGGACCTGGACCCGGATCGCCGTCGCCCCGGACACCGGCTGCGCAGACGCCTTCGACCCGCTGCTGCGCCAGGCCCTCGCGCCCGTCGGCTGCCAGCGGCTCCTGCGCGCCACCTACACCGACGAGACCCAGAGTTACGTCACCACCGTCGGCCTGCTCTTCACCAAGGCCGACGTAGCCGCGATGAAAGCCCTGAGCACCCGCTTCAGCAACGAGAACCTCGACCGCCGTACCGACCTGATGCCCCGCCCCTACGCCGCGAAGAACACCGTCGCCGCCGACTTCACGGACGCCCAGCGCGCCTCCTGGACCATCTCCGTCCTCACCGACGCCCCCGTCGTCGCGTACGCCGTTTCCGGCTGGGCCGACGGCCGCAGAGTCGACACCCCGCAGCCCGCCGAGGAGGCCATGTCGCCCGGCGCCACCACTGCCCTCGCCCAGGCGGGCCTCGGCCACGAGGCGAAAGGCCTGGCCGACCGCGTCGAACGGGCCCTGCGCAAGACCGTCGGCTCGTCCGCGAAGCAGCCGTCATGACCCGCACCCGCACAGCCCGAAGCGGGCTCCTCGTCCTCCTCCTCGCCGGCTCCCTGACCCTCCTGCCCGCCACCACCGCGTACGCCGACAGCATCCGGGGCCAGCAGTGGGCACTGGACGCCATGCACACGCAGGAGGCCTGGCGGACGACCAAGGGCAAGGGCATCACCGTCGCGGTCCTCGACACCGGCGTCGAGGCCGATCACCCCGACCTCGTCGGCAACGTCCTCGAAGGCAAGGACATGGTCGGCTTCGGGGCGAGCCAGGGTGACCCGTACTGGGCCAAGCACGGCACCGCCATGGCCGGCATCATCGCCGGTCACGGACACGGCTACGACAACGGCGACGGCGTCCTGGGCATCGCGCCCCAGGCGAAGATCCTGCCCATCCGCGTGATCCTCGAAGACGGCGACTCGTCCCGCCGCAAGGCCCGCAACACCCGCGGCAACGCCCTTGCCGAAGGCATCCGCTGGGCCGCGGACCAGGGCGCCGACGTCATCAACCTCTCCCTCGGCGACGACTCCAAGTCCGCGCATCCCGAGCCCGCCGAGGACGAGGCCGTCCAGTACGCCCTCAGGAAGGGCGCCGTCGTCGTCGCCTCGGCCGGCAACGGAGGCGAGAAGGGCGACCACATTTCCTACCCGGCCGCCTATCCCGGCGTGATCGCCGCGACCGCCGTCGACAAGTACGGCACCCGCGCCTCCTTCTCCACCCGCCGCTGGTACGCCACAGTCAGCGCCCCCGGCGTCGACGTGGTCATCGCCGCCCCTGACCACCGCTACTACGAGGGCTGGGGCACGAGCGCCGCCGCCGCGTTCGTCTCCGGCGCCGTCGCCCTCATCAAGGCCGCCCACCCCGGGCTGACCCCGGCCCAGATCAAGAAGCTCCTGGAGGACACCGCCCGCAACGAACCGAACGGCGGCCGGGACGACTCCCGCGGCTTCGGCTTCATCGACCCCGCGGCGGCCATCGAGGCGGCAGGCAAGCTCAAGCCGGAAGAGCTCAAGTCGACCGCGTACGGCAAGGAGTACTTCGGCGCGGGCCCGGACCCGGTGCCCCAAGAGGACGACACCTCCAACTGGGCCGGCCCCGTGGCGGGCGGCCTCGGTGTCGCGCTCCTGCTCGCGGCGGTCCCGCTGTGGCGCGGACGCCGCAGGACCGTCGACCACCCCGCCTACGACTCGTACGACGACGACTTCTGAGCCCGGGCGGTGACCTGACGACCCGTCAGGACCGGTCGGCGGTACCGGACTCCGTGGCGAACACCGAGACCGCCGCCCGTGCCGCCGACTCCACCAGCGAAATCCCCTTCGCCTTCGTCGTGTTGCCGTTCGAGACCACCGCGACGAGGAACTCCCGCCCGTCCGCCGTCGTCACCCGGCCGACGCTGTTGATGTCCCACAGCCCGGTCGCCGTACGCGGCAACCACCCGTTCTTCAGGGCGAATCGGCCGCCTGCGGTACCCGTGGTGCGCACGGCACCCGCGGCCGACACCCCCCAGCCCTGATCCTCGGCTATGGAGCCCATCAGGCTCGCGAGATACGTCCGTGACGCCTCGCTCAGTTCCGAGGCGGCGCCGTTCTTTGCGAACACCTGCTGGAGCAGGGTGAGTTGATCGGCCGCCGTGGTCTGGGTCAGGCCCCACAGCATGCCCGTGCCGCCCTCGGTGTCCGTCAGTCCGAAGCGCTTGTTGGCGGCGGCGAGTCCCTCCGCCTTCCCGATCGCCGTCCAGAGAGCAGACGCCGAGGCGTTGTCACTGACCTCGATCATCGCGGTTGCGTACTGCTTCTCCTGCGCCGTGAGACCCCGGTTCTCGTCCTGCGCCTGGAGCAGCAGCGTCGCCAGAATGTCCACCTTGACGATGCTCGCCGTGTCGAACGTCCCGTCCCCGTAGGCGGCGTGGTCGCCCGACTCGACGTCGAGCACGGCCACGGACACCTCGGCCCCGTCCTCGGCCGCCGCGGTCACCGGCTTCATCGCCTCGGACAACAGCGTGTCAGGTTCCACCGTTGGATCCGCTTCCACCGTGGGGTCCGCGACGGGTTCCACCGACGCCTCCTCGCTCGCTCCGGCCGCCACGGGCGCTGCCGCCGCCGACGATACGCGGCCCACGTCCGCGTGAGCCTGTGCCTTCACATACGCGGTGCCCACGCCCGTACCGCCCATGACGACCGCGGAGGCGAGGACGATGTAGACGAGCGACCGGCGCCGGGGAGCTCTCTCAGAGGCCATGCCGTGATGCTGGTGGCCGTGACTGTGCGGTTGATTAGGCGAATGTTAGATCTGTGTCAGCGATGACTGAGAATCCCGTGAAACCGGTGAACGGCGGGTTTCCGGGGCGGCGAATGCCCAGGAGCGATCCCCCGATAGGGTCGGTCACCGTGGCGAACAAGAACATTCCCGACTCCGGCTTCCCCGACGACGACGGCAGTGCCGACCCCCGGCTGAGCGCCGCGCTGGCGGCCTGGGCCGAGGACCGCACCGCCGTCGGACCGGTGCTGGCCGCCCTCAAGGGGGCCCGACTGCTCGTTCCCGTCGTGGCTGTGCTCGGGGAGGTCGAGGAGGACGAGAACGGCCTTCGCCACGAGAAGACCAGCGACATGGCCGTACCGACCCTCAGGGCCGGCGACCGGACCGCCCTGCCGGCCTTCACTTCCACCGACTCGCTGGCCCGCTGGGACCGGGCCGCCCGCCCCGTCGCCGTACCCCTGCACCAGGCCATCCAGGCCGCCGTGCACGAGAAGGCGGACACGATCGTCCTCGACCTGGCCGGACCCGTGCCCTTCGAGCTGACCGGCTCCGCGCTGCGCGCGCTGGCCGAGGGGCGTACGACAGCCGATCCGCTCGCCGATCCCGCCGTGGTCGACGCCGTACGGGCCGTCGTGGCCGCCGAGCCCGCCGTGGTCCGCGCACATCTGGGCCCGGGACAGGCCGACGGCACCCTCGCACTCGTACTGGACCCGACCGCCACCCCGGCCGACGCCGCCCGCGCGGTCGCCGGGAGTCTCGCCGCCGACGAAACGCTGAGGGCCCGCCTGGTGCGTGGCCTCGACCTGGCACTCCTGCCGGCCGGAGCGACGCCGCCCGGCGAGCCCCTTTACGTGCGTTCCTGAGGACAGTGCGTGGGGATCGAACTGGAGCTGCATTCGGAGCGACCCGCACGCAAGGGGTCGTCCCGGGAGACGCTGCTGCGAGGCTCCTATGAGCACGGTGAAGCGTTGGCGAGGGCGCTGAGCGCGCTCGACCGACACGGCCCGGGCAAGCTGGGCTGGGTCGATCCCTACGGCGACACGCTGTTCAACGAGCAGGAAGCCCAAGCTGCCCGTCAGGAAGCCGACGCTCTGACACGGCGGTGTGCCGACGAGCAGCAGAGGGCAGCACTGCTTGACCTTGCCGGGCTTCTCGAAGAGTGTGCCGCGACGCCGGGCAGTTACCTGTGGTTCATGGGTGACTGACTGATGGGCCGAATGAATGTGCCCGGTCTGCGACCTAGCCGTAGACCGGACCCGTGTACTTCTCTCCGGGGCCCTGGCCCGGCTCGTCCCGGACGAGGGACGCCTCACGGAACGCCAGCTGGAGCGACTTCAGGCCGTCGCGCAGCGGGGCCGCGTGGAAGGAGCTGATCTCCGTCGTGCTCGCGTCGAGCAGGCCGGCGAGGGCGTGCACCAGCTTGCGGGCCTCGTCCAGGTCCTTGTACTTGTCGCCCTCGTCGGTCAGGCCGAGCTTCACGGCGGCGGCGCTCATCAGGTTCACGGCGACCGTCACGATCACCTCGACCGCCGGGACCTCGGCGATGTCGCGGGTCATGGCGTCGAAGTCGGCACCCTGGGAAGTATTGTCGGCGCTCTGGGGAGGGGTCTCACTCATGCCCCACACGATAGGCCCAGCCCCATCAGGACCGGGGCGCGGGAGCCGTGTGCCCACGAGTTAGCACCGACCCCCCTCCTGGTGTTAACCTTTTGGAACGACCGGCTGGACATTTACGTGCCCGGCCCACAAGTGGAGGCTCCGATCTCCCACCCGACCATCCTCACGGACGGCGGGTCACCCGGTCAGGCGGCCACCATCGTTCCGTACGGACGATGGAGTCGCCCGATGTGCGCCCCGCGGTTGACCGCGGCGGTGCTCCGGTATTCCTTTGGAGCCCCGCCTGTGTCCCGTCGGGGCATTTTTCATGTGCCCCGGTAGTTGGTCTGAATTGTCATCAGAGACATACGCGGCTGTCCGCCAGACCGCCGTGTGGTGCTACCGAGGAGGATCCATCAGCACCGAGCCCCGCATCAACGACCGGATTCGCGTTCCCGAAGTGCGACTTGTCGGTCCCAGCGGCGAGCAGGTCGGGATTGTTCCGCTTGCCAAGGCCCTGGAGCTTGCGCAGGAGTACGACCTCGACCTGGTCGAGGTGGCGGCGAGCGCACGCCCGCCGGTCTGCAAGCTCATGGACTACGGGAAGTTCAAGTACGAGTCGGCCATGAAGGCCCGTGAGGCGCGCAAGAACCAGGCGCACACGGTCATCAAGGAAATGAAGCTCCGGCCGAAGATCGACCCGCACGACTACGACACCAAAAAGGGTCACGTCGTCCGGTTCCTCAAGCAGGGCGACAAGGTCAAGATCACGATCATGTTCCGTGGTCGCGAGCAGTCCCGGCCCGAGCTGGGCTACCGACTGCTGCAGCGGCTCGCCTCGGACGTCGAGGACCTCGGGTTCATCGAGTCGAACCCGAAGCAGGACGGCCGGAACATGATCATGGTTCTCGGTCCGCACAAGAAGAAGACCGAGGCGATGGCCGAGGCCCGTGAGGCCCAGGCGGCTCGCAAGGCGGAAGCGAAGGCCAACCCGGGCAAGTCGCAGAACGCCGCGGAGAGCGACGAAGTCGACGAGGACATGGTCGACGACGTGGACATTGCCGAGGAGACCGCCGAGGCTCCGGCCGAGGCATCCGCCGAGGTCTGATACCGGGGCTCACGCCCTGGGATGCCAACCCATACACATGACGTTCCACTGTGCCCGGTTTAACGGCCGGGCATCGGAACGCCACTGACGAGGAGAGAACGGCGCTATGCCGAAGAACAAGTCGCACAGCGGTGCCAGCAAGCGCTTCAAGATCACCGGCTCCGGCAAGGTGCTCCGCGAGCGTGCCGGCAAGCGCCACCTGCTCGAGCACAAGTCGTCCCGCGTGACGCGGCGCCTCACCGGCAACGCCGAGATGGCCCCGGGCGACGCCAAGAAGATCAAGAAGCTTCTCGGCAAGTGACGTACCGGCGCCTGTGCGCCGCACGTACGTCTGAAGACCGGGACCCCATCGAAATCGGGCCGTGTGACGACAACCACGGCCCCGCTGCAAGGAGTAACAAGTGGCACGCGTCAAGCGGGCAGTAAACGCACACAAGAAGCGCCGGGCGATCCTCGAGGCCGCCAAGGGCTACCGCGGTCAGCGTTCGCGCCTGTACCGCAAGGCCAAGGAGCAGGTCACCCACTCCCTGGTCTACAACTACAACGACCGTAAGAAGCGCAAGGGCGACTTCCGTCGGCTGTGGATCCAGCGCATCAACGCCGCTGCCCGCGCCAACGGCATCACCTACAACCGCTTCATCCAGGGTCTGAACGCCGCGAACATCGAGGTCGACCGCAAGATCCTGGCCGAGCTCGCCGTCAACGACGCGGGCGCGTTCGCCGCGCTCGTCGAGGTCGCGCAGAAGGCCCTGCCGTCGGACGTCAACGCGCCCAAGGCTGCGTGACGCTCGCGCTGGCCTGAGCCTCGTGTGATGTGACCCGGACCCGCAGGTGCGCTTGCCGCCTGCGGGTCCGGGCGTTTTTGGGTGCGTTGTCGGGTGCGGGTCCGGTGGGGCTTCTCGCGCCCCGCGGCGGAGCCGCAGATGTCACAGCCCCGCGCCCCTGAAAAGCAGGGGCTGCGCCCGTGCTTTTCGGCCCGCAGGGGCCGTGTCTTTTAGGGGCGCGGGGAACTGCGCGACCAGCCCCCACCGGACCCGCACCCGGCAACGAACCGAACTCTCGAAAAGGTGACCCATGCCCGCCGCCCCCGAGTTGATCTCCCCGCGTTCCGCCCGCGTCCTGGCCGCGCGGCGGCTCGCGAAGCGGAACTTCCGGGGCAAGGACCGGCTGTTCCTCGCAGAGGGGCCGCAGGCCGTGCGGGAGGCGGCCGGGCACGCGGACACTCTGGTCGAACTGTTCGCGACCGTCGACGCCGCGGAGCGGTACGCCGACATCATCGGGGAGGCCCGCGGCGCCGGTGCCCGCGTGCACCTCGCCGACGAGGACGTCATCGCCGACATCTCCACCACGGTCACCCCGCAGGGCCTCGTCGGGATCTGCCGGTTCCTCGACACGCCGTTCGAGGACATCCTCAAGGCCCGGCCCCGGCTCGTCGCCGTCCTTGCGAACGTACGCGACCCCGGGAACGCCGGCACAGTCCTGCGGTGCGCGGACGCCGCCGGCGCCGAGGCCGTCGTCCTCACCGACGCCTCCGTGGATCTCTACAACCCGAAGGCCGTACGGGCGTCCGTGGGCTCCCTGTTCCATCTGCCGGTGGCCGTCGGGGTGCCCGTCGAAGAGGTCGTGGCCGGGCTCAGGGACGCCGGCGTACGGATTCTCGCCGCCGACGGCGCGGGCACGGACGACCTCGACGACGAGCTGGACAAGGGGACCATGGGCGGGCCCACCGCCTGGGTGTTCGGGAACGAGGCCTGGGGGCTTCCGGAGGAGACGCGCACGCTGGCCGACGCCGTCGTGCGCGTTCCGATCCATGGAAAGGCGGAAAGCCTGAACCTGGCGACCGCCGCCGCCGTATGTCTCTACGCGTCCGCCCGTGCACAGCGCGCCTCCGGAGGGTGCCGCTCCGTCACCCAGAGCTAGTAGGGTGACGGGCTCGGGGGCCCACTGCGCGAGTACGAGAGGTGGGGTACGGGGATGACTGTCGGCACGAGCGGAACCCTGGGGGCGCGGGAATTGCGGAGCGAACCCGCCTCCCGGCACGGTGATCCCGCCGGGCCCGGGCCCGGAGCGGGATTCGGAGCGGAGCTGGGCATCGACCCGGACGACCTGCCCGACGGACTCGTCGTCGCCGACGAACACGGCCGGGTGATCTGCTTCAACGCCGCCGCGCAGCGCATCACCACCGTCCCAGCCGCCGACGCCCTGGGCCTGCGGCTCGAACGGGCCCTACCGTTAGAAGACCTCGAAGGACGCCGCTGGTGGCAGCTCACCGACCCGTACGGGGGGCTCGCGATCAGGAACGGCCAGCCCGAGCGGAACCTGCTGCTGCCCGGCGGACGCGAAGTGCTCGTCTCGGCGCGCTATCTCCGTACGCACCCCACCGGACCGATCCGCCGGGTCGTCGTCTCCCTGCGTGACACCGAGGCCCGCCGTCGCACCGAGCGCAGCCACGCCGAGCTGATCGCCACCGTCGCCCACGAACTGCGTTCGCCGCTCACCTCCGTCAAGGGCTTCACCGCGACCCTGCTCGCGAAGTGGGAACGGTTCACCGACGACCAGAAGAAGCTGATGCTGGAGACCGTCGACGCCGACGCCAACCGCGTCACCCGGCTGATCGCCGAACTGCTCGACATCTCGCGCATCGACTCCGGACGGCTCGAAGTGCGCCGCCAGCCCGTCGACATGGGCGCGGCCGTCGGACGTCACATCCAGGCGTACGTGGCCGCGGGCCAGCCAGCCGACCGGTTCCTGCTCCGGATAGAGCAGCCCCTGCCGGCGCTGTGGGCCGATCCCGACAAGGTCGACCAGGTGCTCAGCAACCTGCTGGAAAATGCGGTGCGCCACGGCGAGGGAACCGTCACCATCGAGGTCACGGCCGCGCTGTCCCCTCGCGAGGAGGAAGCCGACCAGAACACCGCCACGTCGGTCACGGTGAGCGACGAAGGGCCCGGCATCCCGGAGGAGTCCATGAACCGCGTCTTCACCCGCTTCTGGCGGGGCAGCAAGCGCGGCGGCACCGGCCTCGGGCTGTACATCGTCAAGGGCATCGTCGAGGCCCACGGCGGCTCCATCACGGTCGGCCGCGCTCCCGCCGGCGGCGCCGAGTTC
Protein-coding sequences here:
- the mycP gene encoding type VII secretion-associated serine protease mycosin, which codes for MTRTRTARSGLLVLLLAGSLTLLPATTAYADSIRGQQWALDAMHTQEAWRTTKGKGITVAVLDTGVEADHPDLVGNVLEGKDMVGFGASQGDPYWAKHGTAMAGIIAGHGHGYDNGDGVLGIAPQAKILPIRVILEDGDSSRRKARNTRGNALAEGIRWAADQGADVINLSLGDDSKSAHPEPAEDEAVQYALRKGAVVVASAGNGGEKGDHISYPAAYPGVIAATAVDKYGTRASFSTRRWYATVSAPGVDVVIAAPDHRYYEGWGTSAAAAFVSGAVALIKAAHPGLTPAQIKKLLEDTARNEPNGGRDDSRGFGFIDPAAAIEAAGKLKPEELKSTAYGKEYFGAGPDPVPQEDDTSNWAGPVAGGLGVALLLAAVPLWRGRRRTVDHPAYDSYDDDF
- a CDS encoding SseB family protein, with protein sequence MANKNIPDSGFPDDDGSADPRLSAALAAWAEDRTAVGPVLAALKGARLLVPVVAVLGEVEEDENGLRHEKTSDMAVPTLRAGDRTALPAFTSTDSLARWDRAARPVAVPLHQAIQAAVHEKADTIVLDLAGPVPFELTGSALRALAEGRTTADPLADPAVVDAVRAVVAAEPAVVRAHLGPGQADGTLALVLDPTATPADAARAVAGSLAADETLRARLVRGLDLALLPAGATPPGEPLYVRS
- the infC gene encoding translation initiation factor IF-3, yielding MWCYRGGSISTEPRINDRIRVPEVRLVGPSGEQVGIVPLAKALELAQEYDLDLVEVAASARPPVCKLMDYGKFKYESAMKAREARKNQAHTVIKEMKLRPKIDPHDYDTKKGHVVRFLKQGDKVKITIMFRGREQSRPELGYRLLQRLASDVEDLGFIESNPKQDGRNMIMVLGPHKKKTEAMAEAREAQAARKAEAKANPGKSQNAAESDEVDEDMVDDVDIAEETAEAPAEASAEV
- a CDS encoding serine hydrolase → MASERAPRRRSLVYIVLASAVVMGGTGVGTAYVKAQAHADVGRVSSAAAAPVAAGASEEASVEPVADPTVEADPTVEPDTLLSEAMKPVTAAAEDGAEVSVAVLDVESGDHAAYGDGTFDTASIVKVDILATLLLQAQDENRGLTAQEKQYATAMIEVSDNASASALWTAIGKAEGLAAANKRFGLTDTEGGTGMLWGLTQTTAADQLTLLQQVFAKNGAASELSEASRTYLASLMGSIAEDQGWGVSAAGAVRTTGTAGGRFALKNGWLPRTATGLWDINSVGRVTTADGREFLVAVVSNGNTTKAKGISLVESAARAAVSVFATESGTADRS
- a CDS encoding 3-oxoacyl-ACP reductase; its protein translation is MTQSTEENICRRLVGRTAVITGAGSGIGLATARRLASEGAHVVCGDVDETRGKAAADEVGGIFVKVDVTDPEQVEALFKTAYDTYGSVDIAFNNAGISPPDDDSILDTGLEAWKRVQEVNLTSVFLCCKAAIPYMRRQGKGSIINTASFVARMGAATSQISYTASKGGVLAMTRELGVQFAREGIRVNALCPGPVNTPLLQELFAKDPERAARRLVHIPVGRFAEADEIAAAVAFLASDDSSFVNATDFLVDGGIAGAYVTPV
- a CDS encoding DUF1844 domain-containing protein yields the protein MSETPPQSADNTSQGADFDAMTRDIAEVPAVEVIVTVAVNLMSAAAVKLGLTDEGDKYKDLDEARKLVHALAGLLDASTTEISSFHAAPLRDGLKSLQLAFREASLVRDEPGQGPGEKYTGPVYG
- the rplT gene encoding 50S ribosomal protein L20, coding for MARVKRAVNAHKKRRAILEAAKGYRGQRSRLYRKAKEQVTHSLVYNYNDRKKRKGDFRRLWIQRINAAARANGITYNRFIQGLNAANIEVDRKILAELAVNDAGAFAALVEVAQKALPSDVNAPKAA
- a CDS encoding sensor histidine kinase; translation: MTVGTSGTLGARELRSEPASRHGDPAGPGPGAGFGAELGIDPDDLPDGLVVADEHGRVICFNAAAQRITTVPAADALGLRLERALPLEDLEGRRWWQLTDPYGGLAIRNGQPERNLLLPGGREVLVSARYLRTHPTGPIRRVVVSLRDTEARRRTERSHAELIATVAHELRSPLTSVKGFTATLLAKWERFTDDQKKLMLETVDADANRVTRLIAELLDISRIDSGRLEVRRQPVDMGAAVGRHIQAYVAAGQPADRFLLRIEQPLPALWADPDKVDQVLSNLLENAVRHGEGTVTIEVTAALSPREEEADQNTATSVTVSDEGPGIPEESMNRVFTRFWRGSKRGGTGLGLYIVKGIVEAHGGSITVGRAPAGGAEFRFMLPVSTPAYLQ
- a CDS encoding TrmH family RNA methyltransferase — protein: MPAAPELISPRSARVLAARRLAKRNFRGKDRLFLAEGPQAVREAAGHADTLVELFATVDAAERYADIIGEARGAGARVHLADEDVIADISTTVTPQGLVGICRFLDTPFEDILKARPRLVAVLANVRDPGNAGTVLRCADAAGAEAVVLTDASVDLYNPKAVRASVGSLFHLPVAVGVPVEEVVAGLRDAGVRILAADGAGTDDLDDELDKGTMGGPTAWVFGNEAWGLPEETRTLADAVVRVPIHGKAESLNLATAAAVCLYASARAQRASGGCRSVTQS
- the rpmI gene encoding 50S ribosomal protein L35; amino-acid sequence: MPKNKSHSGASKRFKITGSGKVLRERAGKRHLLEHKSSRVTRRLTGNAEMAPGDAKKIKKLLGK